The Macrotis lagotis isolate mMagLag1 chromosome 6, bilby.v1.9.chrom.fasta, whole genome shotgun sequence genome includes a window with the following:
- the LOC141492101 gene encoding EGF-like and EMI domain-containing protein 1, translating into MGSESQMHLRTCANSLAGRETRQIQRHGLKPAGDTAIIVEFCSLAPPRRYLTSEDHIDGLWNGKVRTCPVSFATADNTMLFTPGGKRAWRPQRPNVCEEEVLAVISRPQPCVQPFTRMVKLWKQGCTGPRWCMGFARRTGYHTVYRQVYTRQHQTVYRCCPGWSRLEDEPGCLHALCSAGPCFNGGQCPDGEAQMCQCSVGFQGPRCQYGEWTIPTLFMLKTWLVLAIQKMTDFVDSDR; encoded by the exons ATGGGGTCTGAATCACAGATGCATTTGCGGACATGTGCTAACAGCTTAGCAGGGAGAGAGACGAGGCAGATACAGAGGCATGGACTAAAGCCCGCTGGAGATACAGCCATCATAGTAGAGTTTT GTTCATTAGCACCTCCCAGAAGGTATCTGACTTCTGAAGATCATATTGACGGTTTATGGAACGGGAAAGTTAGGACCTGTCCTGTTTCCTTTGCAACTGCTGATAACACAATGTTATTCACACCTGGGGGAAAGAGGGCCTGGCGGCCACAGAG gcccAATGTGTGTGAAGAAGAAGTGCTAGCTGTGATTAGCCGTCCCCAACCCTGTGTCCAGCCCTTCACTCGTATGGTAAAGCTATGGAAACAAGGCTGTACTGGACCAAGATGGTGCATGGGATTTGCACGAAG GACCGGCTACCACACTGTCTACAGACAGGTATATACCAGGCAGCATCAGACAGTCTACAGGTGCTGTCCTGGCTGGAGCCGACTTGAAGATGAGCCTGGCTGTCTGCATG CCCTCTGCTCAGCAGGTCCTTGCTTCAACGGAGGCCAATGTCCAGATGGGGAAGCCCAGATGTGCCAGTGTTCTGTGGGGTTTCAAGGACCTCGATGCCAATATGGTGAGTGGACAATACCGACATTGTTTATGCTCAAGACGTGGCTTGTGTTGGCTATACAGAAAATGACAGATTTTGTTGATTCAGACAGATGA